Proteins found in one Triticum aestivum cultivar Chinese Spring chromosome 4D, IWGSC CS RefSeq v2.1, whole genome shotgun sequence genomic segment:
- the LOC123099281 gene encoding pollen allergen Phl p 5.0101, whose product MAVQQQRTVALFLAVALVAGPAVSYAADAGYAPATPAPATPAPATPAPASPAPATPSGGYAPKGPAGTQPKATTEEQNVMEQVNNAFKAAVAAAAVVPGPDKYKKFTDTYIPDVERAIADVFKGSNASTFTTKIGMAQKLAYDSADGATPEAKYDSFIAILSESLRIIAGTLEIHGVKPAAEEVKGPIPVAEMKAVDQIDSAFRIAATAADAAPVNDKFTVFESAFDKAIKETTGGAYAGYKFVPALESAVKKAYAATVAEAPEVKFTVFEAALTRTIAAMCVAAKGAAGATNGTDAAGGYKAPAAEAATATPTPAAEAAAATTAPTPTPAAAAGGYKV is encoded by the coding sequence ATGGCGGTGCAGCAGCAGCGCACGGTGGCGCTCTTCTTGGCCGTCGCCCTTGTGGCGGGGCCAGCCGTCTCCTACGCCGCCGATGCCGGCTACGCCCCCGCTACCCCGGCCCCCGCTACCCCGGCCCCCGCCACCCCTGCCCCCGCCTCCCCTGCCCCCGCCACCCCTTCCGGCGGCTACGCCCCTAAAGGGCCAGCTGGGACGCAGCCCAAGGCGACGACCGAGGAGCAGAATGTGATGGAGCAGGTGAACAACGCCTTCAAGGCGGCCGtggcggccgccgccgtcgtccctgGGCCGGACAAGTACAAGAAGTTCACCGACACCTACATCCCGGACGTGGAGAGGGCTATAGCGGACGTCTTCAAGGGGTCCAACGCCTCAACTTTCACCACCAAGATCGGCATGGCCCAGAAGCTCGCCTACGACTCCGCCGACGGCGCCACCCCCGAGgccaagtacgactccttcatcgcCATCCTCAGCGAGTCCCTCCGCATCATCGCCGGCACCCTCGAGATCCACGGCGTCAAGCCCGCTGCCGAGGAGGTCAAGGGCCCCATCCCCGTCGCCGAGATGAAGGCCGTCGACCAGATCGACAGCGCCTTCAGgattgccgccaccgccgccgacgctgcCCCCGTCAACGACAAGTTCACCGTCTTCGAGTCCGCCTTCGACAAGGCCATCAAGGAGACCACTGGCGGCGCATACGCGGGCTACAAGTTCGTCCCCGCCCTCGAGTCCGCCGTCAAGAAGGCCTACGCCGCCACCGTTGCCGAGGCGCCCGAGGTCAAGTTCACCGTCTTTGAGGCCGCCCTCACCAGGACCATCGCCGCCATGTGCGTCGCAGCCAAGGGCGCCGCCGGCGCCACCAACGGAACTGATGCTGCCGGTGGCTACAAAGCTCCCGCCGCAGAAGCAGCAACCGCCACTCCCACTCCcgccgccgaagcagcagcagcaaccaccgctcccactcccactcccgccgccgctgccggtggCTACAAAGTCTGA